The genomic interval CAACTATATAGATTTGAGGAGGATTACGCATGAGCAACAGAACACCGATTATTGCAGGTAACTGGAAAATGTTCAAAACGGTATCCGAGGCTGTAACATTTTTCTCCGAAATTAAAGGTAAAGCTGAAGTTGCAGGTGTAGAGAGCGTGATCTGCGCGCCATACACAACACTTCCGGCACTTGTTGAAGCTGCGAAAGGTACGTCGATTGCTATTGGAGCACAAAACGTACATTTTGAAGACAACGGTGCATTCACAGGTGAAATCAGCGGCGTTATGCTGAAGGATCTTGGTGTGAAATACGTAATTATCGGTCACTCCGAGCGCCGCGCTTATTTCGCGGAATCAGATGAGATCGTAAATAAGAAGGTTCATGCTTCCTTTAAAAATGGCTTGCTTCCTATCGTTTGTGTAGGCGAGAAGCTGGAAGAGCGCGAAGCTGGACAAACAAAAGAAGTATGCAAAGTGCAAACAGAAGCAGCTTTTGTAGGCCTATCTGCAGCACAAGCAGCTGAAGTTGTTATCGCTTATGAGCCAATCTGGGCTATCGGTACTGGCAAATCTTCTACTTCCGAGGATGCACAAGATGTTATCGGTTATATCCGCAGCGTTGTTGCTGGTCTTTACGATCAAGCGACTGCTGATGCGGTTCGCATTCAATACGGCGGCAGCGTGAAGCCTAATAACGTAGCTGAGTACATGGGTCAAGCTGATATTGACGGTGCACTTGTTGGGGGCGCGAGCTTGGAGCCTGCATCCTACATTGCACTGGTCGAGGGGGCCAAGTAATATGGCTGCTCCGAAACCTGTAGCGCTTATTATTCTCGACGGCTTCGGTTTGCGCGATGATGTAACGGGCAACGCGGTTGCACAAGCAAACAAACCAAACTATGACCGTTACTGGTCAACTTATCCGCATACGACATTGACGGCATGCGGCGAAGCGGTTGGACTTCCTGAAGGTCAAATGGGCAACTCCGAGGTTGGCCACTTGAACATCGGAGCAGGCCGCATCGTTTATCAGGATTTGACTCGTATTAGTAAATCGATCCGCGATGGTGAATTTTACGAAAATGAGACGATCCTTGGTGCTGTTCGCCATGTAAAAACAAATAGCAAAAAGCTTCATCTATACGGCTTGCTGTCGGATGGAGGCGTTCATAGCCACATTGAGCATTTGTTCGCATTGCTCGATCTAGCGAAGAAGGAAGAGCTTGAAGAAGTATACATTCATGCTTTCCTTGATGGCCGCGACGTGTCCCCGGACAGTGCAAAGGGCTATCTAGAGCGTCTTCAAGCCAAAATCGAAGAGGTTGGCGTAGGCCGCATTGCGACGGTTCAAGGCCGTTACTATGCAATGGACCGCGACAAGCGTTGGGAGCGTACAGAGAAATCCTACCGCGCTATGGTATATGGCGAGGGCCCTCAATATTTCGATCCGATTCAAGCGGTAGTTGAATCCTACGAGAAATCGGTTTATGATGAATTCGTTATGCCAACGGTTATTGTAGACGGTGAAAACAAGCCAGTTGGCCTTGTTGAATCCGAGGACGCAGTGATTTTCTTCAACTTCCGTCCTGACCGTGCGATTCAATTGTCGCAAGTATTCACGAACGAGGACTTCCGCGGCTTTGACCGTGGCGAGAAGCGCCCTGTTAATCTGTATTTCGTCTGCTTGACGCTATTCAGTGAAACCGTTGGCGGATTCGTTGCGTATTCACCAAAGAACCTTGATAATACGCTTGGCGAAGTGCTCGTGCAAAACAACAAGACTCAATTACGTACTGCAGAAACAGAAAAATATCCGCACGTTACGTTTTTCTTCAGCGGCGGACGCGATCATGAGCTTCCTGGCGAAACTCGTGTGCTTATTAATTCCCCTAAGGTCGCAACGTACGATCTCAAACCGGAAATGAGCGCATATGAGCTAGCTGAGTCCACGGTACGCGAGATTGAATCTGACAAGCATGACGCAATCATTCTGAATTTCGCCAACCCTGATATGGTAGGCCACTCCGGCATGCTGGAGCCTACGATCAAAGCGGTTGAAGCGACGGATGAATGCCTTGGCAAAGTAGTGGAAGCAGTACTAGCCAAAGGCGGCGTCTGCATCATCACGGCTGACCATGGTAATGCTGACATGGTGTTCGACGAGAATGGCCGTCCGTTTACGGCACATACAACGAACCCGGTTCCGCTTATCGTAACGAAAGCAGGCGAGACTCTTCGTGACGGCGGTATTCTTGCAGATATCGCACCAACGGTTCTTGATCTGCTTGAGCTTGCTAAGCCAGCTGAAATGACGGGCATTACATTAATCAACAAAAAATAAAACTTTAAAAGGAGTGTTTTCTCTCATGTCAATTATCGTTGATGTATACGCACGCGAAGTGCTTGATTCCCGCGGGAATCCAACTGTAGAAGTAGAGGTTTCTCTTGAGTCTGGCGGCAAAGGCCGTGCAATCGTTCCATCCGGCGCTTCTACTGGCGCATACGAAGCTGTTGAGCTTCGTGACGGCGACAAATCCCGTTACCTTGGTAAAGGCGTTTTGAAAGCTGTTGAAAATGTTAACACTGAAATCGCTCCTGAAATTATTGGCCTTGACGCTCTTGATCAAGTAGCTATCGACCGCAAAATGATCGAGCTTGATGGTACTCCAAACAAAGCTAAGCTAGGCGCTAACGCGATTCTAGCTGTATCGATGGCAGTAGCTCGCGCAGCTGCTGACGCTCTTGATGTACCTCTTTACACTTACCTTGGCGGATTCAACGCTAAGACGCTTCCAGTTCCGATGATGAACATCATCAACGGTGGCGAGCACGCTGACAACAACATCGACGTTCAAGAATTTATGGTTCTTCCTGTTGGTGCTGAAAGCTTCAAAGAAGCGCTTCGTATCGGCGCTGAAATTTTCCACAACCTAAAAGCAGTATTGCATGATAAAGGCCTTAACACAGCTGTTGGCGACGAAGGCGGCTTTGCTCCTAACCTTGGTTCAAACGAAGAAGCAATTACAACAATTATCTCGGCTATCGAGCGCGCAGGCTACAAGCCAGGCGTTGACGTATTCCTAGGTATGGACGTTGCTTCCACTGAGTTCTTCAAAGACGGCAAATACGTGCTTGCAGGCGAAGGCAAATCATTTACACCTGCTGAGTTCGTTGACCTACTTGCTTCATGGGCTGACAAATACCCAATCCTTACAATTGAAGACGGCTGTTCTGAAGACGATTGGGATGGTTGGAAATTGCTTACTGAGAAGCTTGGCAAAAAAGTTCAACTCGTTGGTGACGATCTGTTCGTTACGAACACTGAGCGTCTATCCGATGGTATCGACAAAGGCGTAGGTAACTCTATCCTTGTAAAAGTTAACCAAATCGGTACGCTTACTGAAACTTTTGATGCAATCGAAATGGCTAAACGCGCTGGTTACACAGCAGTTATCTCTCACCGTTCAGGCGAGAGCGAAGACAGCACAATCGCTGACATCGCTGTAGCTACAAACGCAGGCCAAATCAAAACAGGCGCTCCTTCCCGTACGGACCGCGTTGCGAAATACAACCAATTGCTTCGCATTGAGGACCAACTTGGTTCGACAGCTCAATACGCTGGCAAATCAGCTTTCTACAACTTGAAACACGTAAAATAAGACGCATTTAGCGGCTTATATAGAAGGGTATGCCTCATCAGGCATATCCTTCTTTTTTTTTCGCTCATGCAGGACATAATAAGAGGGTAAAGCATCAACGATTAGGCGGTGTGTTTGATTGGCGAAACCTGTTATAGGCATTCAAATGTATTCTCTTCGTGATCAAACGGAGATCGATTTTTTGTCCACGCTGGAGAAGGTAGCCAAAATCGGCTATAAAGCGGTAGAATTCACAGGGTATTTCAAAATGCCGGCCAAAGAGTTGAAAAGCAAGATGGATGGACTCGGATTAATTGCCCCCTCCGTTCATGTACCTTTGAATTTTAGCGATACCAAGCAAATGGAGTCTGATTTTGAAGGACAAATTGAATATGCCATGGAGCTTGATGTGACTTATATTATTACGCCTTGGTCGCCGCTTCCTGAACTTCCGACAAAGGATAATGTGCAATATTTAGTTGATGTTTTCACAAAATGCGCAAAGCAGGTGAAGGCAACAGGTATGCAATACGGCTACCATAATCATGATTTTGAATTTAAGCTGGTGGAGAAGAAGCCTATTATCGATCAAATTTTGTCGGATGTTCCAGAGGAGCTCTTGCAGATGGAGTTTGATCTGGGCTGGATTTATATTGCGGGTTATAAACCGGCTGATTATTTGAAGAAATATAAGGGACGCGTTCCTTGCGTGCATTTGAAAGACTTTTTGAAAGGGCGGAAGGATGCAGAAATCGGCAAAGGCGAGGTAGGTTATGATGAGCTGTTAAAAGGGCTTGAGCCTGCAGGCGTTAAGTATATGTTTGTGGAGCAGGAGCAATTTAGCTCAAGCTCCCTTGATAGCGCAGCAAATAATTTTAACTATTTGAAAGAGCATGGCTTTGCGTGAACAGCGAGAATAAGGCCTGTCCTATTGTAATTTGTGCCCATCTATGGTACACTCGATTTATGTGTTTCTACGGAGCTCCTATGCTGGAGGTGGAATGAATGGATATCATATTGAAAATCGTGCTTGTTATATTTTCTGTCGGCCTTATTGCTGTCGTATTGTTGCAAAAAGGTAAGAGTGCAGGCTTGTCCGGAGCGATTACGGGTGGCGCTGAGCACCTTTTCGGAAAACAGAAAGCGCGCGGTTTGGATTTGTTCTTGCAACGTTTGACAGTTGCTCTTGCAGCTGGTTTCTTCATATTGGCGCTTGTTGTATCTTACTTCGTAAAACAATAACGAACACACACGCAGAAAGCGAGGATATTCCTCGCTTTTTTTGTATTTTCATCATATTCACGGATGCTGAGCATCCATTTCGTGTATACTACAAGTTATATGATAATCTATCAACCTGCTGCAAATGGCGCTAGAGCAATATGGCAGGTTTATGAGGAGAAAAACTAATAATGATTAATTACGAGCAGGAACTGCTTGATTTTATGAGAGAGACGGCGTATAAGCCGATGACGTACCAAGAGCTTGAGAAACATTTTGGTATCGTAGATGCAGTGGAGTTTAAGGAGTTCCTTAAGCTGCTGAACAAATTAGAGGATGAAGGCAAAATCATTCGTACGCCAAATGATCATTACGGCGTGCCGGAACGAATGAACTTATTGCGCGGCAAGTTGCAATCGCATGCCAAGGGCTTCGGTTTTCTAATCCCGGATGAGAAGGATCATGGAGATGTGTATTTGCACGCCAATGATTTGAAGAGCGCAATGAATGGAGACATCATTCTGGTTCGTGTCACTTCGAGAAGTGAGCATGGAGGCCGGATGGAGGGCGAGGTCGTCCGTATTGTAGAACGTGCCGTTACGCAAATCGTAGGAACGTTCGAGGATCACGAGGTTTATGCTTTTGTCGTGCCGGATGATAAACGGATCAATCGGGATATCTTTATTCCAAAAGGCGGCTATCAAGGCGCTGTCTCCGGACAGAAGGTTGTCGTTAAAATTGTTACCTACCCAGAAGGGCGTTCTGCAGCTGAAGGGGAAATTGTCGAAATTTTGGGACATAAAAATGATCCCGGCGTCGACATCCTGTCGATTATTCGCAAGCATCAGCTTCCTGAGGGCTTTCCTGATGAAGTGATGAGAGAAGCGGAAGCGGCACCTGATTCCATTACAGACGATGAGATTGTGCAGCAAGGCAGGCGAGATTTGCGCGATGAGGTCATCGTGACGATAGATGGCGAGGACGCAAAGGATCTAGATGATGCGGTGCATGTGAAGCGTCTGGAGAACGGCAATTATTTGTTAGGTGTACATATTGCCGATGTCGGCTATTACGTAAAAGAAAATTCAGAGCTCGATCAAGAAGCATACCTTAGAGGCTGCAGCGTATATTTGGTGGATCGCGTTATTCCGATGCTGCCGCATCGTTTGTCGAATGGCATATGCTCGCTCAACCCGCAGGTTGATCGTCTGACGCTTTCATGTGAAATGGAATTTGATGCGGCGACGCTTAATCGTGTACGTCATGATGTGTTTACGAGTGTGATTCGCACGAAAGAGCGTATGACCTATACGAATGTGAAAAAAATATTGACTGCAACGGAAGAAGAGCCGCAAACCGAGCTGAAAGAGCGTTACGCCAGCTTGCTTGATATGTTCGGTTTGATGGAGGATCTAGCGATGCGTCTTCGTTCGAAACGAATGAAGCGCGGTGCGATTGACTTCGACTTCCAAGAGTCTAAGGTTATCGTGGATGAGAACGGCAAAGCGGTTGATATTGTGAAGCGCGAGCGTTCGGTAGCGGAGCAAATCATCGAGGAATTTATGCTCGTGGCGAATGAAACGGTGGCCGAGCATTTTCACTGGCTTCGTGTGCCGTTCCTGTACCGGATTCATGAAGATCCGTCACAAGAGAAATTGCTTAACTTCGTTCAGTTTGCAGCAAACTTCGGTTATGTCGTGAAGGGCAAAGGCAATTCCATTCATCCAAAAGCATTGCAAACGCTGCTTGAGGACATTCGCGGAACGAAGGAAGCGACCGTTATTTCCACAGTGATGCTTCGTTCGATGAAGCAGGCGAAATACGATGCGGAGAGCTTGGGGCATTTTGGGCTTGCAGCTGAGTTTTATTCACACTTTACATCCCCAATTCGCCGCTATCCTGACTTGGTCATTCACCGTATCATTCGCGAGGTGCTTGATGGCAAAGGCCAATTGACGGAAGCAAGACATGAGTCGCTAACGGCAAGGATGCCGGAAATTGCGCAGCATTCCTCAGAACGTGAGCGTGTAGCGGTTGATGCAGAGCGTGACACAGAGCAGTTGAAAAAATGTGAATTCATGCTTGATAAAGTGGGCGAAGAGTTCGAAGGCATTATTAGCAGCGTAACGAGCTTCGGCATGTTTATCGAATTGGACAATTCGGTCGAAGGTTTAATTCGTTTGAGCGACATGTCTGATGATTACTATAACTTCCATGAGCAGCATATGATATTGGTCGGCGAGCGTACGTCCAAAGTGTACCGAATTGGCGATGAAGTTAAAATTCGCGTTACTCGGGTGAGCATGACGGAGCATACGATTGATTTCGAGCTTGTAGATATGAAGCCGCGCAGCGGCTATAAAGGCATTCCAAGCAGTGGTTTTGGCGGCGGCGAACGCGGCGGAAAAAAACGCGGTGGTTTCGGTGATCGCAATCGCGGCGGCAAAGGTCAAGGCGGTGCAGGTGAGGGCAACCGCGGAAGAGGCGAGCGCGGAGCGAGCGGTGCTGGTAAGGGCCAAGGTGGCGCAAGCGAAGTTTACCGTGGCAAAAACGAGCGTGGTGCAAGCGCGGCTGGCAAAGGCCAAGGCGGTGCAGCCGAAGGTTATCGTGGTAAAACGGATCGCGGTGCAAACGCGGGAGGTAAAGGTCAAGGCGGTGCAGCCGAGGGCGGCCGCGGCAAAGGTCGCGGAGGCAAAGGCGGACGCGGCGGATTTGGCGGCGGCGTCGATCGCAGCGTGGTTGGCATTGTCGAGCAGGCCAATCCGTGGCGCATCGATGCACCTGATAGCGGGCGCGGCAGCAAGCGGCGCGGACGTGGCGGCGAAGGCGCAGCCGGAGCTGGCGTGAACGACGGTGGAAATCCGGCGGAGCGTGGGCCGGGGCAAGAGGCGGATTTGTCGCCGGGCAACGGTAGAGATTCATCGCGCGTGAACAATGCGCGTACGGATATGTGGGGCCTGCCCATCCGCAATAGCGGCGGGCCAGGCGGAAATGGTCGTGGAGCCGGGCAGCGGCGGAACGATGGAAGTGGCGGCGGCGCGAAGCGGCGGCATACGCCGCAGGGCGGCGTGGTCGGTAGTGAGCGAGGCGCGGAATTGCCGAGCGTGGAAGGCAGCGGCGGCGATGCGGTGAAGAGCAAGCGGAAGAAAAAAAGCGGAGGCGGCGGTAACGCCACAGCTGCTTTTGTCCGGAAAAATCGCAAATAAATAAGGGCGGCGACTTCCGTTCTATGGCATAATTGGAAGTCGCCGCGATCTGGGCAATTTGGGAAAATATATTTAAGCTCGTCACTTGCATTTTAATTCTGGGTATAGTACACTCAAATCAATCGATAATATGAACCTGAATTCACATATTGAAAAGGGTATCATTATAGTCATGAAACCCTTTCCAATGTGTGAATTTTTTGTTTAAAGACAAACCAGGCGCATATTAATATTATTTTTTTGGAGGTTTTTACACATGCAACAAGGTACAGTTAAATGGTTTAACGCAGAAAAAGGTTTCGGCTTTATCGAAGTTGAAGGCGGCAACGATGTATTCGTACATTTCTCCGCAATCACTGGCGAAGGCTTCAAAACTCTTGAAGAAGGACAACGCGTAGAATTTAACGTTGTTCAAGGCAACCGTGGACCACAAGCAGAAAACGTTGTAAAGCTGTAGTAGCTTACGAACGTTGATAAAACCGCCTTTGACCTTTTAGGTTGAGGGCGGTTTTTTTGTGCATAAAATGAGCTTCTGTTTTGTTGCTTTATTGGAATTCATTAAGTAATTGACGGGCATGACGAACGAGCATTCCATCGATAGGAGAATCTGTTCCACCGGTTCTAACACCAGTTCCGAGATGAACGGCTTGTGCTCCGGTAGATTTTATAAAGGCAGGCAATGAAGGAACCGATAGACCGCTTCCTGGGAGTATGGTAACAGTATGTCCAATACTTTGTTTAACCAACCTATTAATTTGATCTGTTGCTTCAAGAACGCTCGGTTTACCGCCTGAGGTAAGTATCCATTTGATTTGAGGGTATTTTAGGAGTGTGGTTAACGCCTCTTCTTGGTCAGGTACCTCATCAAATGCTCGGTGGAAGGTAACAGGACGATCACCAGCGGCTTCCAATAAACTTTCTAAAGCATCCGTATTAATAGTTCCATCAAGCTGAAGTGTGCCTAAGACGAACGCATGAACGCCTAATGTACGCATTCTGATCATTTGAGCAGTCATTTCACTAAGATCTGCCTTATCGTAAACAAAGGAATTGCTATGAGGCCTAACCATCGCATGTACGGGATATACTTTAGCTATAGGGGTATGATTAGCTTGCTCGAGCCGTTTAAGCGCCTCAAGCACCGATAACGTAACGTCCTCTTGTGGAGTTAGTCCACCTTCTTCAAAGGCGGATATAAGCTCTACACGGTCCGCACCGTGCACTACAGCTGTAACCGCTTCATCTGCAGTTGTAGCAATGATTTCAAGCAGCATGGGAAATCTCCTTTTTGGGCAGGGCGACAGAGCGGGATGCTCCGTAGCCGCCTTGATTTTCGTTGTTAAAGTTGTTACAATGAACACCAGTATACGTGCAACCATTATTTTAGCTTAATTAAGTCGAGGTGACTAGCATGGGTAAGAAGAGTGAC from Paenibacillus sp. FSL K6-3182 carries:
- the tpiA gene encoding triose-phosphate isomerase, with product MSNRTPIIAGNWKMFKTVSEAVTFFSEIKGKAEVAGVESVICAPYTTLPALVEAAKGTSIAIGAQNVHFEDNGAFTGEISGVMLKDLGVKYVIIGHSERRAYFAESDEIVNKKVHASFKNGLLPIVCVGEKLEEREAGQTKEVCKVQTEAAFVGLSAAQAAEVVIAYEPIWAIGTGKSSTSEDAQDVIGYIRSVVAGLYDQATADAVRIQYGGSVKPNNVAEYMGQADIDGALVGGASLEPASYIALVEGAK
- the gpmI gene encoding 2,3-bisphosphoglycerate-independent phosphoglycerate mutase, which translates into the protein MAAPKPVALIILDGFGLRDDVTGNAVAQANKPNYDRYWSTYPHTTLTACGEAVGLPEGQMGNSEVGHLNIGAGRIVYQDLTRISKSIRDGEFYENETILGAVRHVKTNSKKLHLYGLLSDGGVHSHIEHLFALLDLAKKEELEEVYIHAFLDGRDVSPDSAKGYLERLQAKIEEVGVGRIATVQGRYYAMDRDKRWERTEKSYRAMVYGEGPQYFDPIQAVVESYEKSVYDEFVMPTVIVDGENKPVGLVESEDAVIFFNFRPDRAIQLSQVFTNEDFRGFDRGEKRPVNLYFVCLTLFSETVGGFVAYSPKNLDNTLGEVLVQNNKTQLRTAETEKYPHVTFFFSGGRDHELPGETRVLINSPKVATYDLKPEMSAYELAESTVREIESDKHDAIILNFANPDMVGHSGMLEPTIKAVEATDECLGKVVEAVLAKGGVCIITADHGNADMVFDENGRPFTAHTTNPVPLIVTKAGETLRDGGILADIAPTVLDLLELAKPAEMTGITLINKK
- the eno gene encoding phosphopyruvate hydratase, which translates into the protein MSIIVDVYAREVLDSRGNPTVEVEVSLESGGKGRAIVPSGASTGAYEAVELRDGDKSRYLGKGVLKAVENVNTEIAPEIIGLDALDQVAIDRKMIELDGTPNKAKLGANAILAVSMAVARAAADALDVPLYTYLGGFNAKTLPVPMMNIINGGEHADNNIDVQEFMVLPVGAESFKEALRIGAEIFHNLKAVLHDKGLNTAVGDEGGFAPNLGSNEEAITTIISAIERAGYKPGVDVFLGMDVASTEFFKDGKYVLAGEGKSFTPAEFVDLLASWADKYPILTIEDGCSEDDWDGWKLLTEKLGKKVQLVGDDLFVTNTERLSDGIDKGVGNSILVKVNQIGTLTETFDAIEMAKRAGYTAVISHRSGESEDSTIADIAVATNAGQIKTGAPSRTDRVAKYNQLLRIEDQLGSTAQYAGKSAFYNLKHVK
- a CDS encoding sugar phosphate isomerase/epimerase; this translates as MAKPVIGIQMYSLRDQTEIDFLSTLEKVAKIGYKAVEFTGYFKMPAKELKSKMDGLGLIAPSVHVPLNFSDTKQMESDFEGQIEYAMELDVTYIITPWSPLPELPTKDNVQYLVDVFTKCAKQVKATGMQYGYHNHDFEFKLVEKKPIIDQILSDVPEELLQMEFDLGWIYIAGYKPADYLKKYKGRVPCVHLKDFLKGRKDAEIGKGEVGYDELLKGLEPAGVKYMFVEQEQFSSSSLDSAANNFNYLKEHGFA
- the secG gene encoding preprotein translocase subunit SecG; the encoded protein is MDIILKIVLVIFSVGLIAVVLLQKGKSAGLSGAITGGAEHLFGKQKARGLDLFLQRLTVALAAGFFILALVVSYFVKQ
- the rnr gene encoding ribonuclease R, which encodes MINYEQELLDFMRETAYKPMTYQELEKHFGIVDAVEFKEFLKLLNKLEDEGKIIRTPNDHYGVPERMNLLRGKLQSHAKGFGFLIPDEKDHGDVYLHANDLKSAMNGDIILVRVTSRSEHGGRMEGEVVRIVERAVTQIVGTFEDHEVYAFVVPDDKRINRDIFIPKGGYQGAVSGQKVVVKIVTYPEGRSAAEGEIVEILGHKNDPGVDILSIIRKHQLPEGFPDEVMREAEAAPDSITDDEIVQQGRRDLRDEVIVTIDGEDAKDLDDAVHVKRLENGNYLLGVHIADVGYYVKENSELDQEAYLRGCSVYLVDRVIPMLPHRLSNGICSLNPQVDRLTLSCEMEFDAATLNRVRHDVFTSVIRTKERMTYTNVKKILTATEEEPQTELKERYASLLDMFGLMEDLAMRLRSKRMKRGAIDFDFQESKVIVDENGKAVDIVKRERSVAEQIIEEFMLVANETVAEHFHWLRVPFLYRIHEDPSQEKLLNFVQFAANFGYVVKGKGNSIHPKALQTLLEDIRGTKEATVISTVMLRSMKQAKYDAESLGHFGLAAEFYSHFTSPIRRYPDLVIHRIIREVLDGKGQLTEARHESLTARMPEIAQHSSERERVAVDAERDTEQLKKCEFMLDKVGEEFEGIISSVTSFGMFIELDNSVEGLIRLSDMSDDYYNFHEQHMILVGERTSKVYRIGDEVKIRVTRVSMTEHTIDFELVDMKPRSGYKGIPSSGFGGGERGGKKRGGFGDRNRGGKGQGGAGEGNRGRGERGASGAGKGQGGASEVYRGKNERGASAAGKGQGGAAEGYRGKTDRGANAGGKGQGGAAEGGRGKGRGGKGGRGGFGGGVDRSVVGIVEQANPWRIDAPDSGRGSKRRGRGGEGAAGAGVNDGGNPAERGPGQEADLSPGNGRDSSRVNNARTDMWGLPIRNSGGPGGNGRGAGQRRNDGSGGGAKRRHTPQGGVVGSERGAELPSVEGSGGDAVKSKRKKKSGGGGNATAAFVRKNRK
- a CDS encoding cold-shock protein; amino-acid sequence: MQQGTVKWFNAEKGFGFIEVEGGNDVFVHFSAITGEGFKTLEEGQRVEFNVVQGNRGPQAENVVKL
- a CDS encoding copper homeostasis protein CutC; the encoded protein is MLLEIIATTADEAVTAVVHGADRVELISAFEEGGLTPQEDVTLSVLEALKRLEQANHTPIAKVYPVHAMVRPHSNSFVYDKADLSEMTAQMIRMRTLGVHAFVLGTLQLDGTINTDALESLLEAAGDRPVTFHRAFDEVPDQEEALTTLLKYPQIKWILTSGGKPSVLEATDQINRLVKQSIGHTVTILPGSGLSVPSLPAFIKSTGAQAVHLGTGVRTGGTDSPIDGMLVRHARQLLNEFQ